In Fibrobacter sp., the sequence AAGTGGTTTTACCGTGGTCAACGTGACCGATGGTGCCGATGTTGCAGTGCGGCTTGCTTCTGTCAAAATGTTCTTTTGCCATGATTCTATCTCCATTTAGTGAGAGCCCAGATCGGGAGTCGGACCCGAGACCTCTTCCTTACCAAGGAAGTGCTCTACCACTGAGCTACCTGGGCATATTCCTCATAACGAGCTCTCATGTCGTCATGAGGTTAGTGGGTAGGAGTGGTTTCGAACCACTGTAGGCGTGAGCCAACGGATTTACAGTCCGTCCCCTTTAACCACTCGGGCACCTACCCATTATGTCAAGCCAAAGATAGGAATCGAACCTACGACCGGCTGATTACAAATCAGCTGCTCTACCAGCTGAGCTACTTTGGCAAGTAACCCTAACATTCGCGAAGAACATTAGAGTGTGCCAAATTTAATAAGAAGTACGATATCTTGTCAACGGATTTCCGCGTATTTTTCAAAAAAAATCAAATTTTTTCAATATTTATGTATACACGATAGGTTAAACAGTGTTGATAGATTGTGAATAGATGTTTTTTCGCCTACAACGGAGCAAAAGTTCATACACAACAACCAGTTACGCACACTTATGTATATTAGGCAAGTATTCAATCCAAGGAGTTACCATGCGCAAGGATCTCGGAAAGAAAGCTCTACTCTACCCCCAGCCCGTTTTGATCATCGGGACCTACAACGAAGACAAGACCCCTAATGCCATGGTGGCCGCCTGGGGATGCGTCAACGATTTCGACAAGGTGACCATCTGCATCGACAAGACCCACAAGACCATGGACAACATCAAGGCAAACAAGTGCCTGACCGTCAGCATGGCCACCGCCGCAAACATCAAGCAGCTGGACTATCTGGGTATCACCTCGGGCCACAAGGTGGCGGACAAATTTGCAAAGTCCGGACTTTCCGCCGTCAAGAGCAAGAAGGTCAAGGCCCCCATCATCAAGGAGCTTCCCCTGACCTTGGAATGCAAGGTCTTGAGCTACGACGAAGAAACCGAACTGCTCTACACCCAGGTGGTGGGCGTCTCCGCCGACGAATCCATCCTGAATGCAAAAGGCAAGGTGGACATCAAGAAACTTTGCCCCCTGTGCTACGATCCCGAAGGTCACGGCTATTACGCCCTAG encodes:
- a CDS encoding flavin reductase family protein; translated protein: MRKDLGKKALLYPQPVLIIGTYNEDKTPNAMVAAWGCVNDFDKVTICIDKTHKTMDNIKANKCLTVSMATAANIKQLDYLGITSGHKVADKFAKSGLSAVKSKKVKAPIIKELPLTLECKVLSYDEETELLYTQVVGVSADESILNAKGKVDIKKLCPLCYDPEGHGYYALGEKIGNAFKDGKSIK